CATTACGAGAAGATGTACAAGGCTTTGTCATCAAGAGGTGCACGTGTCACAAGGCTTGATTCTCCCATCGAATGGAACGAGGAGGAATGTGTTGAATGCAGCGCATGCATATCCGTCTGCCCCACCAGGGTGTTTTCCCTGGAAGAGGACTACAGCCTTAAGGTAGACAAGGCAAAATGTATCCAGTGCGGAACCTGTGTCGAGATGTGTCCCCAGCGGGCGCTTACCCTGATAAACAACAAATGAGGTAGTTCAGGGTACTACTTCCCGTGTTATACTTCCCTTATGAAAGAACACTACAGGCTGAAAGAGACCATAGTCAGCATCCAGGCGGATGAACGCTCCCATATAGAAGTGGCCAAAGAGGAGATAATCCGCCAGAGGCTGGAGCTTGAAAGGTATATCTCCTTCGATCCTTTTTTCAGGACAAGCCTTGAGCCATATTCCATAAAAGGCAGGGCTCCTGATATCGTAAGGCGGATGACCGAGGCAGCCACAACCATGGGCATCGGCCCCATGAGCGCTGTGGCAGGCACCATCTCTGCCTTTGCCGTTGAAGCAATGGTTGAGGCAGGGGCCAGTTTTGCCATTGTTGATAACGGGGGTGACATTGCCATTATCAATGACCGTCCGGTTATGGTAGGTATCTATGCAGGCAACTCGCCGTTGAAAGATCTTGGCTTCACAATGGAGGAAAGGGATACTATCACCGGCATCTGTACATCCTCGGGTACAGTCGGCCCATCCATAAGTTTCGGGATGGCTGATGCGGCAGTGATTCTCTCGGACAATGTGTCCCTTGCAGATGCTGCGGCCACTGCCCTGGGGAATGCCACCGGCATCGGAAAGGATGCAGTGGAAGCTTCCTTTGAAGCTGTACGGCATGTTCCCGGGATCAAAGGTGCCATCGTGATACAGGGGGAGTATATCGGTCTCTGGGGCGATGTCCCTCCAATGACAAGGGTCAATGTGGATTACGACTGCATCACAAAAGCCTGAATGCAGGTGTGAGTTCCCTGCAAGGGTCTGTCATTGTCCGCTGCTTAAATGTTCATGTATCAGGCTGCTGTGGTAATGTAGGTGACCTCTTCAAAGGGCTGCACGACAACGAATCCCTCTCCCCTGAAGGCCATCTGCACGCTCTCGCCGCTGGACCTTCCCACAAAGGTCTTTAACGAGATATCTGTCTTGAGTTCGGGAACAAGGTTTCCTGACCATGCCACCGTTGCGTTGGGGTCGGTATAGACGGGCTGGTCATTTGTCACTCTCAGTGTCAGAGGGTCGTAATGGGTCGTGATGGCAATCATGCCTGTTCCTTCCATCTTTACATTGAAGAGTCCCCCGGACATCATGCTTGCAACTCTTTTCATGAGCTTGATATCCCAGCTGACGCTGTCCTCAAAGGCAAGCAGGTCGTTCCCGTTGACAAAAATAGACTGGTTCTCCAGGTTGATGATGGATATCTTCTTGCCGGTATCGGCCAGGTATACTTTGCCCGTTCCTTCGGCCTTTGTGAGAGATACTCCTTCCCCAGTAAATGCCTTTTTTACAAATTTCCCAAGGCCGTGCTCCAGTACTCCTTCACGGATGAACTTCACATTCCCAAGGTATGCTACCATTGCGCCTCTTTTTATCCATACCTTTCCGTTAAGGTTGATTTCAAGCAGCCTGTCTCTTTCCAGTTCGAACTTACCCTCACCGAGGTCTTTCTGCCTGGTGGTCCTTATGAACTCTTCCATTGTATAGCGTGGCATTCAATATCTCCTGTATTTTAAAAATAATTTTCACTGCATATAAGATATTATCATTATAACATATCTCATTATATTTATTCCTGTTTTTGCCCTCAGCCTTCCGGAGCCAGCATCAGCAGTCATTCTATGAGTAGCGGTACTTAAACCGGAGTCAATAATTAGATATACTTTTCAGATAATAGATTGAATGAAGAATCTAACAGGAGTGGTATATTTTGGTAAAGGTAACCCTTGTTCATTCGGAATGGTGTCATTTCTGCCCGACCGCGAAGGAACTCTGGCGCGAACTGAAGGAAAAGTATGACTTTGAGTATGAGGAAGTCGAGCTGGACACACCTGAAGGTAAAGAGCTTGCGAAAAAGTTCAAGATCCGCTCTATTCCTACAACGATAATCGATGACAAGGTTGTATTCGTGGGTGTGCCTGACAGGGAAAAGGCAAGCCATGTCGTTGTGGTATGACGGTTGAGAGTATGTATGACCTGATCATTATAGGAGCAGGGCCTGCAGGGCTGGCTGCATCTATATACGCCGCAAGGTACGGACTGGATACGCTGGTACTCGAGCAGTCCGCAGTCCCCGGGCAGATATCCATGGCAACGGTGATAGAAAACTATCCCGGCTTCATTTCTGCTTCCGGAAAGGAACTCATGGGCCGCTTCAAGGAGCATGCCCTGGCTAACGGGGTCACAATAAAGAAGGCCGATGTTATAAAAGTTGAATCTGTAACCGATAAGAAGCTTGTTCTCACCCGAGAGGAGGAGCTCCATGCACATGCGGTCATCATTGCAACAGGTGCGAACCCGCGGCTTCTCGGCGTTCCGGGTGAGAGAAAGCTGCTGGGGAAAGGTGTATCTTACTGTGCTACCTGTGACGCTCCTTTCTTTGAGGACCAGGAGGTTCTGGTTGTGGGCGGGGGCGAGTCAGCTGTCACCGATGCCCTGATCCTGTCAGGTATCGCAAGCAAAGTCTATGTTGTCCACAGGAGGGATACTCTCAGGTCGTGTAAGGTACTGCAGCAAAGGGCTTTCCTGAAGGAGAATATCGAATTCATCTGGGATACCGTTCTCGAGGAGATCATAGGCGAGGATGCTGTGGAGAAGGTCATCCTGAGGAATCTGAAGACAGATGAAGTGACCGAAAAGAACATTGACGGGGTCTTCATATATGTAGGTATCAATCCCAATACCTCACTGGTTGAGCTTGACAAGAACGAAAACGGCTTCATAAGAACAAACGCGAGGATGGAAACTTCTGTTAAGGGTATCTATGCTGCCGGTGACTGCCGTGAGACATCTCTATGGCAGGTTGTCACGGCGGTTGCTGACGGGGCCGTGGCGGCGGTCTCAGCACAGGAGTACATTACAGGCCTCAAACTCAGGCCACAGGATATCTGAATCCATAAAAAGGGATGATCAAGATGAACGATAACAACGAATATGACCAGTATTGTCTCAGGATATGTGCAGACTCGACAGCTCAAGAACTGCAACCTGTAGCCCAGGTGGTACATGCCCTGCTGGGAATACCTGTTACTATCCGAAGCAGGAACCATAAGGGCATCCGCATGGAGAGGGGCGTGGTCCTTGAAACGGAATACACGGGTCCGGTCCTGGAAGAAGCGCTCCAGACAAATACTGTTATCAGGAAGGTGCCATCCGAAGGGACCTATAAGGGGAAAGCTGTAGTAGTGGTTCCCATAAGAGGACATGTAGGTGATGCGATAGCTGCCATAGGTGTTGTGGATCTTGTAGCTGCAATGGATATACTGTACATGTTCAGGGAATATCCGGGAGTCATCGAGGAAGTGGAGGAAGCCAGGAGCAGGATGAAATAATCCCTCTTAAAGATCCCTGAATTTCTGGAGCTTGATGGCCTGTCCTATCACAAGTGCAACTATGGAGATTGCGATGGCAAGCAGTATGACCATTATTATATTCCCTGTCTCTGCATACTTCATCATGCTGTAGAACAGGAAAGCACTCAGTAAAGCACCAACTGCAAGCAGGATTGCGATCGGCAATGAATATAATTTTCCAAGCGGTCCTTCCATAAAGGGAACAGAGCTTTATTCATATTATACTTTTCTATTACAAACAATCATGCTTTTATGACACGGAGTCTCAAATGGAACTAAAGAACATACTTAGCAAAGTACATGATAATGAGCTGGATCTGGAAACCGCAGAAGCGCAGATACGCTCTATGGGCTATGTTCCTGTTTCCGATATCGCGAAGGTGGATATTTTCAGGAGGCATCGCACCGGGATAATGGAAGCCATCCTGGCTGAGGGCAAAGACCCTGAGGATGTGGTGCAGATAGCAAAGGCGCAGGTTGCTGCTACTGGCAGGGTGCTCATAACCCGCCTGGGTGTGAAGCACAGGGAGGCGCTGGAATCCGACTTCAAGCCGGTAGAGATCGAATGGAGCCTGCACCGGAACGCAGCAGTTGTCCACGACGGTACGCCCTCACCAAGGACCGGGGGTGTTGTCGCCATTATTACAGCCGGTACTGCTGATATTGACGTTGCCGAGGAGGCCCGCATGGTGGCCCATGAACTGGGCTGCGAGACCATTGCCATCTATGATGTGGGTGTTGCAGGCTTCCACAGGCTGGTAGGGGAGATGCTCAAGCTC
This DNA window, taken from Methanolobus chelungpuianus, encodes the following:
- the larB gene encoding nickel pincer cofactor biosynthesis protein LarB, with the protein product MELKNILSKVHDNELDLETAEAQIRSMGYVPVSDIAKVDIFRRHRTGIMEAILAEGKDPEDVVQIAKAQVAATGRVLITRLGVKHREALESDFKPVEIEWSLHRNAAVVHDGTPSPRTGGVVAIITAGTADIDVAEEARMVAHELGCETIAIYDVGVAGFHRLVGEMLKLQDRKPDAIVVAAGREGTLPTVVSGLVDVPVIGVPVSTGYGAGAKGEAALLSMLQSCSVLSVVNIDAGFVAGSFAARIANTVAKARSRE
- the trxB gene encoding thioredoxin-disulfide reductase, with amino-acid sequence MTVESMYDLIIIGAGPAGLAASIYAARYGLDTLVLEQSAVPGQISMATVIENYPGFISASGKELMGRFKEHALANGVTIKKADVIKVESVTDKKLVLTREEELHAHAVIIATGANPRLLGVPGERKLLGKGVSYCATCDAPFFEDQEVLVVGGGESAVTDALILSGIASKVYVVHRRDTLRSCKVLQQRAFLKENIEFIWDTVLEEIIGEDAVEKVILRNLKTDEVTEKNIDGVFIYVGINPNTSLVELDKNENGFIRTNARMETSVKGIYAAGDCRETSLWQVVTAVADGAVAAVSAQEYITGLKLRPQDI
- a CDS encoding 4Fe-4S binding protein, with the translated sequence MKIKINISSETVVKPIIAESILETGVLLNVSQAHFDRSHGEIVADVMEEHYEKMYKALSSRGARVTRLDSPIEWNEEECVECSACISVCPTRVFSLEEDYSLKVDKAKCIQCGTCVEMCPQRALTLINNK
- a CDS encoding UPF0280 family protein, producing the protein MKEHYRLKETIVSIQADERSHIEVAKEEIIRQRLELERYISFDPFFRTSLEPYSIKGRAPDIVRRMTEAATTMGIGPMSAVAGTISAFAVEAMVEAGASFAIVDNGGDIAIINDRPVMVGIYAGNSPLKDLGFTMEERDTITGICTSSGTVGPSISFGMADAAVILSDNVSLADAAATALGNATGIGKDAVEASFEAVRHVPGIKGAIVIQGEYIGLWGDVPPMTRVNVDYDCITKA
- a CDS encoding AIM24 family protein — translated: MPRYTMEEFIRTTRQKDLGEGKFELERDRLLEINLNGKVWIKRGAMVAYLGNVKFIREGVLEHGLGKFVKKAFTGEGVSLTKAEGTGKVYLADTGKKISIINLENQSIFVNGNDLLAFEDSVSWDIKLMKRVASMMSGGLFNVKMEGTGMIAITTHYDPLTLRVTNDQPVYTDPNATVAWSGNLVPELKTDISLKTFVGRSSGESVQMAFRGEGFVVVQPFEEVTYITTAA
- a CDS encoding DUF2111 domain-containing protein; amino-acid sequence: MNDNNEYDQYCLRICADSTAQELQPVAQVVHALLGIPVTIRSRNHKGIRMERGVVLETEYTGPVLEEALQTNTVIRKVPSEGTYKGKAVVVVPIRGHVGDAIAAIGVVDLVAAMDILYMFREYPGVIEEVEEARSRMK
- a CDS encoding glutaredoxin family protein translates to MVKVTLVHSEWCHFCPTAKELWRELKEKYDFEYEEVELDTPEGKELAKKFKIRSIPTTIIDDKVVFVGVPDREKASHVVVV